In Chitinophaga varians, the following are encoded in one genomic region:
- a CDS encoding Ig-like domain-containing protein — protein sequence MKKIYYLLLLTMVCLTAPRHTQAQTYIWNPVRIGGSGALPNFVPHPKVPDLYFITTDVGTPYRWNKDLQKWEYLMLFKKMPVEYWSWEFSQRCGSIGVDPNDATGNILYATVEHVAGPSPGRGTSAGTVMKSTDRGDTWTDLHVPILVDPNGSQTYGDRIQVDPSNSNRVWVITDKTGAWKSEDAGASWSQVSAIPTAGTSSFLLFDKSAGTININGVNVTKRIYIGRSPGVYVSEDGGGSFTLMPNSPVYATRATLHADGTLYVSAGRFNGIKKGVFKYKGGGWQDISPIYLDPDSTKEKRSFAKVAVNPANSEDIIVSTRGSWQKDPYFISHKGGAPGYYTQGKINTRDNSEAPHSANDGLSYNAPGHNPYTFTWDPFHPDRVWINDLLDILSTDNISASANDWKIRVVGLEEIMVTGPMVAPPSGKSVLLTATADVGGGHHRSLSEPLFEGAVSNTALHNNVFSAFNMNGVAFQYTDPNFIVRVGSDGAGTSNISDSRSGYSTDGGDTYTLFPKSPGLRGRISVSANRRNIVWLTQMDGNNLGNVYWSSDLGSSWTKSTGLSAGILPAGGQWMVYPGENHLASDKVNGDYFYIWDRGSFFVSSDGGKSFVKTAAAGLTANGGNNSNGSAYATTSNVETTPGKTGDVWIAYHNEAYPQNSGLYHTTDTGKTFVKVGGDTFKPKWVAVALSDTTPNAHLALYVTSQAIPINGIAYGAFRSDDTGRTWSTILDRLPGVAPSITADNRGRMVVSVHGNGMYFGTPVAGPVQAVEIINAASDTVVKGYSIKLTAKLTPAYPTNPAVTWRSSDTSIAKVDAFGNLSAINTGVVTITLTSVDGGKTNSRQITVIPPVISTGVTIDSIVYGTMNTPRQIAVAVIPANTTNKMLNWSVADSTVASVDANGTLTGLKQGSTTLTISASDGGFTKTVQLVVNTTVIAINAGSTGNPATPYQTTAIGQYVPEGPAGTDKLWHAGYTGNVKITATVDLSQVTSPAPRQVYEYMRISRYNQTPMRYYFRNLIANANYSLRLHFVEPVDADKANRTFSVKTSGDSLINFNVYQAAGNKLNTVITRTLEAKSDNDGTIVVYFFPNGTLNGPYTASIAALEARIILLQGISITSDSSNLYVNYKDTLKLTTTPANATNRNVVYKSSNDAIATVDMNGIVTGKAAGTVTITAKSVESGFTASKTYTVIYIPVAALTLDTTAATVSVGATLQLNATISPSKASNKGVTWSTSDSTIATVSNNGTITGIKQGDVVIRAIAADNAAIVAQANVHIANVLATGLTFQPSPITIGEKDTIRVNITYIPANTSIKKVTWSGSNPALATIDSTGLITAVKQGTLTITANTHDGSGVSATLPVTVVPFDSCGGIPNYGFESGMVNWLSYKDTALTPGAVYAVSGKGHSGDKAATLGYGPVKTALNMQNTIPVRGGSIIVFTKWIKVEKDANGYPWWAGYGVGFIDSTGAATGNASYAKDVYNVPAYLDNWAQIRDTVNVPDSATGLTYWIAKTGPGTVWVDDYCIEVLKTNKSAVLGINAGTTNTPAGPYANTTFAQYVPEGPTGTDKLWHAGYTWVQKVDGPVDVSKVTDPAPPQVYEYIRIFKDNVTQMRYYLRNLAPNNVYAVRMHFVEPQDAQKNNRVFSVKATNGLDSLTDFNVYQAAGNKLNTAITRTIRAKADASGLIMVFFYPKKGLYDPYSGAIAAIEVRTTSPGDTLQSLTANTTMVAPGGGKLNPHSEPDFTTEVYPNPSSSVFNVRMTSSAKTPALLTIVNNAGNIIYTTRINTGEYYQVGQQLDPGIYYINIRQGTQTKMMKVVKH from the coding sequence ATGAAAAAGATTTACTACCTCCTATTGTTAACGATGGTCTGTCTGACCGCACCGCGGCACACACAGGCACAAACGTACATCTGGAACCCCGTGCGGATAGGCGGTTCCGGCGCCCTTCCTAACTTTGTGCCGCATCCTAAAGTCCCGGACCTTTATTTCATCACCACTGATGTGGGCACTCCTTACCGGTGGAATAAAGACCTGCAAAAATGGGAATATTTAATGCTGTTCAAAAAGATGCCTGTCGAATACTGGAGCTGGGAATTCAGTCAACGTTGCGGCAGTATCGGCGTGGATCCGAACGATGCCACCGGCAACATTCTGTATGCCACTGTAGAACACGTGGCCGGCCCCTCGCCCGGCAGAGGGACCAGCGCAGGCACCGTAATGAAGAGTACTGACCGGGGCGATACCTGGACCGATTTACATGTGCCCATCCTGGTAGATCCCAACGGCTCACAGACTTACGGGGACCGTATACAGGTAGACCCTTCCAACAGCAACCGGGTATGGGTGATAACAGATAAGACCGGCGCCTGGAAATCAGAAGATGCCGGCGCCAGCTGGTCGCAGGTAAGCGCCATCCCTACCGCAGGCACCTCTTCTTTCCTGCTTTTCGACAAAAGCGCCGGCACTATCAACATCAACGGCGTCAATGTCACTAAGCGGATTTATATCGGCCGCTCCCCCGGCGTATACGTATCTGAAGACGGCGGCGGTTCGTTCACCCTGATGCCCAACAGCCCCGTGTATGCCACACGTGCCACACTTCATGCAGACGGAACGCTGTATGTTTCTGCCGGCAGGTTCAACGGTATTAAAAAAGGCGTATTCAAATATAAAGGCGGCGGATGGCAGGACATCTCCCCCATTTATTTAGATCCTGATTCCACGAAAGAGAAAAGATCTTTTGCCAAAGTAGCGGTCAACCCCGCCAATTCAGAAGACATCATTGTAAGCACCCGCGGCAGCTGGCAAAAAGATCCCTATTTTATTTCCCATAAAGGCGGTGCCCCGGGCTACTATACACAGGGAAAAATCAACACCCGTGATAATTCAGAAGCCCCGCATTCCGCCAATGACGGTTTATCGTACAATGCGCCCGGCCATAACCCGTATACCTTCACCTGGGACCCTTTTCATCCCGACAGAGTATGGATCAATGACCTGTTGGACATACTGTCGACTGATAACATTTCCGCTTCCGCCAATGACTGGAAGATCCGTGTGGTCGGACTGGAAGAGATCATGGTAACAGGCCCTATGGTGGCGCCTCCCAGCGGCAAGAGCGTACTGCTCACCGCCACCGCGGACGTGGGCGGCGGCCATCACCGTTCCCTGTCGGAGCCTTTATTCGAGGGTGCGGTGTCCAATACCGCGCTGCATAACAACGTCTTCAGCGCTTTCAATATGAATGGGGTGGCCTTCCAGTACACCGATCCTAATTTCATTGTGCGCGTAGGTTCCGACGGCGCCGGCACTTCCAACATCAGCGACTCGCGCTCAGGTTATTCCACCGATGGCGGCGATACCTATACGCTCTTCCCTAAATCACCGGGCTTACGTGGACGCATATCCGTATCTGCCAACCGCAGAAACATCGTCTGGCTCACGCAAATGGACGGCAACAACCTGGGCAACGTTTACTGGTCGTCCGACCTGGGCAGCAGCTGGACAAAATCCACCGGCCTTTCAGCAGGAATATTACCTGCAGGCGGACAGTGGATGGTATACCCGGGGGAAAACCACCTGGCGTCGGATAAAGTAAACGGCGACTATTTCTACATATGGGACCGCGGTTCGTTTTTCGTTAGCTCCGATGGTGGGAAGTCGTTCGTGAAAACAGCCGCCGCCGGCCTTACCGCCAATGGCGGCAACAACTCCAATGGTTCCGCTTATGCCACCACCTCCAATGTGGAAACAACGCCCGGCAAAACAGGCGACGTATGGATCGCCTACCACAACGAGGCTTATCCGCAAAACAGCGGTCTTTATCACACTACAGATACCGGCAAAACATTCGTGAAGGTAGGCGGAGACACCTTTAAGCCTAAATGGGTGGCCGTGGCCCTGTCTGACACGACACCCAATGCGCACCTGGCGCTGTATGTTACCAGCCAGGCCATTCCCATTAACGGCATTGCCTACGGCGCCTTCCGTTCAGATGACACCGGCCGCACCTGGTCCACCATCCTGGACCGCCTGCCGGGTGTAGCTCCCAGTATTACTGCCGATAACAGGGGCCGGATGGTCGTTTCCGTGCACGGAAATGGCATGTACTTCGGTACGCCGGTAGCAGGACCGGTGCAGGCCGTGGAAATTATCAATGCCGCCTCAGACACGGTTGTAAAAGGATATTCCATTAAACTGACAGCGAAGCTGACACCCGCCTATCCTACCAATCCGGCCGTCACCTGGCGTTCTTCCGACACCAGCATAGCCAAAGTGGACGCCTTCGGCAACCTCAGTGCCATCAATACAGGCGTCGTCACCATTACGCTGACATCGGTCGATGGCGGGAAAACCAACAGCCGGCAGATCACCGTCATTCCGCCCGTGATATCCACAGGCGTTACCATCGATAGCATTGTTTACGGCACCATGAATACGCCGCGGCAGATAGCCGTTGCCGTTATACCGGCCAACACTACCAATAAAATGCTGAACTGGTCGGTGGCAGACAGCACCGTTGCCAGTGTGGATGCCAACGGCACCCTGACAGGCCTGAAACAAGGCAGTACCACCCTCACTATTTCAGCCTCAGACGGAGGTTTCACCAAAACCGTACAGCTGGTCGTTAACACCACGGTGATAGCCATTAATGCAGGCAGTACCGGCAACCCCGCCACACCCTATCAGACTACGGCAATCGGCCAGTATGTGCCCGAAGGCCCGGCCGGCACAGACAAACTATGGCATGCAGGTTATACCGGAAACGTCAAAATCACGGCCACCGTGGACCTCAGCCAGGTAACATCGCCGGCGCCACGCCAGGTATATGAGTACATGCGCATCTCCAGGTACAACCAAACACCGATGCGTTATTATTTCCGTAACCTGATCGCCAACGCCAACTACTCACTGCGCCTGCATTTCGTTGAGCCTGTCGATGCCGACAAAGCCAACCGGACATTCAGCGTAAAGACCAGCGGCGACAGCCTCATCAACTTCAACGTATACCAGGCCGCCGGCAATAAGCTGAACACGGTGATCACGCGCACCCTGGAAGCAAAATCCGACAATGATGGCACCATCGTCGTATACTTCTTTCCCAATGGCACCCTTAACGGCCCTTATACTGCGTCTATAGCGGCCCTCGAGGCGCGTATCATCCTGCTTCAGGGAATCAGTATCACTTCAGACAGCAGCAACCTCTATGTGAACTATAAAGACACGCTGAAGCTGACCACCACCCCGGCCAACGCCACCAACCGGAACGTAGTGTACAAATCGTCCAACGACGCCATAGCCACCGTAGACATGAACGGCATCGTTACCGGAAAAGCTGCCGGCACCGTGACTATCACCGCTAAATCCGTGGAAAGCGGTTTCACCGCCAGCAAAACCTATACAGTCATCTATATTCCCGTAGCGGCGTTAACGTTAGACACCACCGCCGCCACCGTATCTGTAGGCGCCACCTTGCAGCTGAACGCGACTATCAGTCCGTCCAAAGCCAGCAACAAAGGCGTGACCTGGAGCACGTCCGACAGCACCATTGCTACTGTCAGCAACAACGGGACCATCACCGGCATCAAACAGGGTGATGTCGTCATCAGGGCCATAGCGGCAGACAACGCCGCCATAGTGGCGCAAGCCAATGTCCACATTGCGAATGTGCTGGCCACCGGCTTAACATTCCAGCCGTCGCCGATCACCATCGGAGAAAAAGACACTATCCGGGTAAATATTACCTATATACCCGCCAACACTTCCATAAAAAAAGTAACCTGGAGCGGCTCCAATCCCGCATTGGCCACCATCGACAGCACCGGCCTGATCACCGCCGTCAAACAGGGTACGCTGACCATTACCGCCAATACCCACGATGGCTCAGGCGTTTCCGCGACACTGCCGGTAACGGTAGTACCGTTTGATTCCTGCGGCGGAATACCCAACTACGGCTTTGAGAGCGGCATGGTGAACTGGCTGTCCTATAAAGATACCGCGCTTACCCCGGGCGCTGTATATGCCGTCAGCGGCAAGGGCCATTCCGGCGACAAAGCCGCCACACTGGGATATGGTCCAGTAAAGACCGCGTTGAACATGCAAAATACCATCCCCGTAAGAGGCGGCAGTATCATCGTATTCACCAAATGGATCAAGGTAGAAAAAGACGCCAATGGTTATCCGTGGTGGGCAGGATATGGCGTTGGTTTCATAGACAGTACAGGCGCCGCCACCGGCAACGCCTCTTATGCAAAAGACGTGTACAATGTGCCCGCTTACCTCGACAACTGGGCGCAGATAAGAGATACCGTCAATGTGCCTGACAGCGCAACAGGACTGACGTACTGGATCGCTAAAACGGGCCCCGGCACCGTATGGGTGGACGATTATTGCATAGAAGTTTTAAAGACAAATAAATCGGCCGTACTGGGCATCAACGCAGGCACCACCAACACGCCTGCCGGGCCATATGCCAATACCACCTTCGCGCAATATGTTCCGGAAGGCCCTACGGGCACGGATAAACTGTGGCATGCCGGTTATACCTGGGTGCAAAAAGTGGACGGCCCTGTGGACGTATCGAAGGTGACCGATCCCGCTCCGCCACAGGTCTACGAGTATATCCGCATATTCAAAGACAATGTCACCCAGATGCGGTATTACCTGCGCAACCTCGCGCCCAACAACGTATACGCCGTCCGTATGCACTTTGTGGAACCACAGGACGCACAAAAAAACAACCGCGTGTTCAGCGTCAAAGCCACCAATGGACTGGACAGTCTCACCGACTTCAATGTATACCAGGCCGCAGGCAACAAACTGAACACCGCCATTACCAGGACCATCCGCGCAAAAGCAGATGCCAGCGGTTTGATCATGGTTTTCTTCTACCCCAAAAAAGGCTTGTATGATCCTTATAGCGGCGCCATTGCGGCCATTGAAGTACGGACCACCTCACCCGGGGACACCCTGCAAAGCCTGACCGCCAATACCACCATGGTGGCGCCTGGCGGCGGAAAGTTAAATCCACACAGTGAGCCGGACTTCACAACCGAAGTATATCCCAATCCTTCAAGCAGTGTGTTTAATGTAAGAATGACTTCTTCTGCGAAAACACCAGCACTGCTGACGATTGTCAATAATGCCGGCAACATCATCTATACCACGAGGATAAACACCGGTGAGTATTATCAGGTAGGTCAACAGCTCGACCCCGGGATTTATTACATCAATATCAGACAAGGCACCCAAACCAAAATGATGAAAGTGGTGAAACACTAG
- a CDS encoding sialidase family protein: protein MAGINALLHIKRIGFIALLPLAVSSSAQDYPSAKVPGVVIQHISAREKLYIGSPSICILPDGHYLASHEYFGPGRTGKSRAQIFSSADKGKTWQKIAEIDGQEWSQLFVYNGEAYIIGPETAGGDVVIRKSSDGGHTWTQPDTRQHGRLLEGKFHAAATPVLIYKKRIWKALEDLNGPGGQWGRGFRSFIISAPAGADLLDAGNWTVSNALGYDSTYLGGHFGGWLEGNAVAAPDGHVVTMLRTDYRVNGDEKAAIIDVDSTGKQISFTPATGFIDFPGGCKKFTVRYDPVSRQYWTISNYVPTAFKGGNPERTRNTAALMSSPDLKNWRVRGIVLYHPDVAKHGFQYLDFQFDDKDIIAVSRTAFDDADGGADNQHNANYLTFHRIRNFRHYKTPGPLKIPL from the coding sequence ATGGCTGGAATTAATGCCCTCCTTCATATAAAGCGGATAGGCTTCATCGCTTTATTGCCACTGGCCGTTTCCTCTTCCGCACAGGATTACCCTTCTGCTAAAGTACCGGGAGTGGTCATCCAGCACATTTCTGCAAGGGAGAAACTATACATAGGTTCTCCCAGCATCTGCATACTGCCCGATGGACATTACCTCGCCAGTCATGAATATTTTGGTCCGGGCCGCACAGGCAAGAGCAGGGCACAGATATTCAGTTCCGCGGACAAAGGAAAAACCTGGCAAAAAATAGCAGAGATAGACGGACAGGAATGGTCGCAGTTATTTGTCTATAACGGGGAAGCCTATATTATAGGGCCTGAAACTGCCGGTGGTGACGTCGTTATACGGAAATCATCCGATGGTGGTCATACCTGGACACAGCCGGACACCAGGCAACATGGAAGGCTGCTGGAAGGAAAATTCCATGCCGCTGCAACGCCGGTGCTTATCTACAAAAAACGTATCTGGAAAGCGCTGGAAGATCTTAACGGCCCCGGTGGCCAGTGGGGCCGCGGCTTTCGCTCCTTTATCATCTCCGCGCCGGCAGGCGCGGACCTCCTCGATGCCGGCAACTGGACCGTCTCCAACGCGCTCGGGTACGACTCCACTTATCTCGGCGGCCACTTCGGCGGATGGCTGGAAGGCAATGCCGTAGCGGCGCCGGACGGGCACGTGGTAACAATGTTACGGACCGACTATCGTGTGAACGGCGATGAGAAAGCAGCCATCATCGACGTGGACAGCACCGGCAAACAGATATCATTCACACCAGCCACCGGGTTCATTGACTTCCCTGGTGGCTGCAAAAAATTTACCGTCAGGTATGATCCGGTAAGCAGGCAGTACTGGACCATCAGCAATTATGTGCCTACCGCCTTCAAAGGCGGAAACCCTGAAAGAACAAGGAACACCGCCGCCCTGATGTCGTCGCCCGACCTGAAAAACTGGCGGGTACGCGGTATTGTGCTGTATCATCCGGATGTGGCCAAACACGGGTTTCAATACCTCGATTTTCAGTTCGACGACAAAGACATTATTGCGGTATCAAGAACAGCTTTTGACGACGCCGACGGCGGAGCGGACAACCAGCATAACGCCAACTACCTTACGTTCCACCGTATCAGGAACTTCAGACATTATAAGACACCCGGACCCTTAAAAATTCCACTATGA
- a CDS encoding RagB/SusD family nutrient uptake outer membrane protein, translating to MKKYIYQLLLITGLTMVSSGCKKSRLDLVDQSAYAYDTYFTNIGAMNQATIASYATLLHPGLWAREYYYIFDLMGNEAKRASFLLGAEQELGDYSFGTNNADQSALWSSLYRMIFRTNLVLDRAAAWNPTATADRAKLNQYLAEVKFLRAYAYFHLVTLWGDVPLYTDYQTTLHNNYLSRSPAAEVWKQVEKDLTEAEATAELPTVYPAAELGRVTKGAVIALLGKVYLYQKKWAQAQTSFEKLMGAPYTYKLDPSFDNVFSTTNQNTPENIFQIMDQQWTDWGVGSPYYMFGNGAEQVGKQTHTGRAMEYGWNDWKNVYISNAAVKAFTYPHPTTGDPYTDPRAKSTFYGTAASGGETMYCQQCATGAKPFPFDATDPQGDYRWKKYEYYNLVEKYGDPKSPINGQVIRLADVMLMLAEAYIQQGNTGNAPLALIDSVRSRSQAVLYTTLGDRDNAMKILMRERQLELCGEQCRYFDLLRWGTIKQTINAEKAAEPGSGMQPFQDKHLLFPIPDVEKNYNANVAKDIRNGWN from the coding sequence ATGAAGAAGTATATATACCAATTACTGCTGATAACCGGGCTGACGATGGTTTCCTCCGGATGTAAAAAGTCGCGCCTCGACCTGGTAGACCAGAGCGCCTACGCTTACGATACCTATTTCACCAACATCGGCGCGATGAACCAGGCCACCATCGCCAGTTACGCCACGTTATTACACCCGGGACTATGGGCCAGGGAGTATTATTACATCTTTGACCTGATGGGCAATGAAGCCAAACGCGCCAGCTTTCTGCTGGGCGCTGAACAGGAACTGGGCGATTACAGCTTCGGCACCAATAACGCCGACCAGAGCGCTTTATGGAGCTCTCTCTACCGGATGATCTTCCGCACCAACCTGGTGCTGGACAGGGCCGCCGCCTGGAACCCCACCGCCACCGCAGACCGCGCCAAACTGAATCAATACCTCGCGGAAGTTAAATTCCTGCGGGCCTACGCCTATTTTCATTTAGTGACCTTATGGGGTGATGTACCTCTCTACACCGACTATCAAACCACACTGCACAATAACTATTTATCCCGAAGCCCTGCCGCCGAAGTGTGGAAGCAGGTAGAAAAAGATCTGACAGAAGCTGAGGCCACCGCAGAACTGCCCACCGTATATCCCGCCGCAGAATTAGGAAGGGTGACCAAAGGCGCCGTGATAGCCCTTCTTGGGAAAGTGTACCTGTACCAGAAAAAATGGGCGCAGGCGCAAACATCTTTCGAAAAACTGATGGGCGCACCATATACCTACAAACTCGATCCTTCGTTCGATAATGTTTTCAGCACCACCAACCAGAACACGCCGGAAAACATCTTTCAAATCATGGACCAGCAGTGGACCGACTGGGGCGTTGGTTCCCCTTACTATATGTTTGGCAACGGCGCCGAGCAGGTAGGTAAACAAACACATACCGGCCGCGCCATGGAATACGGCTGGAACGACTGGAAAAACGTGTACATCAGTAATGCCGCCGTGAAAGCGTTCACGTATCCTCATCCCACCACCGGTGACCCGTATACCGATCCCCGCGCCAAATCCACCTTCTATGGCACCGCCGCTTCAGGCGGAGAAACCATGTATTGCCAGCAATGTGCCACCGGCGCAAAACCATTCCCTTTTGACGCCACCGATCCGCAGGGCGACTATCGCTGGAAAAAATATGAGTATTACAACCTCGTGGAAAAGTACGGTGACCCGAAAAGTCCTATCAACGGGCAGGTGATCCGCCTGGCAGATGTAATGCTGATGCTGGCGGAAGCGTATATCCAGCAAGGCAATACCGGCAACGCGCCGCTGGCACTGATAGACAGCGTTCGTTCCCGTTCTCAGGCCGTACTGTACACCACGCTGGGCGACAGGGACAACGCCATGAAAATACTGATGCGCGAACGTCAGCTGGAATTATGCGGAGAGCAGTGCCGGTATTTCGATCTGCTGAGATGGGGCACTATCAAACAAACGATCAACGCGGAAAAAGCCGCAGAGCCGGGAAGCGGCATGCAGCCTTTCCAGGACAAACACCTGCTGTTCCCTATTCCGGACGTGGAGAAAAACTATAATGCCAATGTGGCCAAAGACATTCGCAATGGCTGGAATTAA